In Thermodesulfatator atlanticus DSM 21156, the sequence TTTCTTTGTGGTGTCTTGTGGCAGCTATGGGAATGGTGATCAGGGAACAGTAGAGGCTAAGGGCTAATAAAGGCTAAGGGCTAAGGGCTAAGGGCTAAGGGCTAAGGGCTAAAGGCGAAGGGCTAAAGGCGAAAGGTGAGCAGTAGTAAAAGTTCTAGAGGTTGTAATGGTTCATAAATTTTTGTGGCTAATACTTTTATCGCTCATGCTCTCGGCCTGCTCTTCAGAGGCCAAGTTCAAACCCCACCAAGAAGGCGGGGTCACCATCTACTACCAGACGACTTTTGACCAGGGCAAAGACGGCTTTTACGCTTCCAAAAGGGCTAAAATAACCTTGGTAAATGATGCTATTTCCGGAAAGGCCCTGCAAACTATCTGCAAAGAAAAATGGGCAGGCCCTGCCGTAGAGCTTGACATCAAAGGCTCAAAAGGGCTTAAAATCGCCTTTATGGCCCAGGGCATTGGTTTTAAGACCGCAAGGCTCAACTTTTTCGACGAAAAGGCCCGGGATAACACCACCCCTTACGGTTACCGTTTTCTCCCTGACTACGAATGGACCCCGGTGCTCTATTACGTGGATCTTTTCCGCTACAATTCCAAAAGCTCTGGTCACGTAAGGAAAGACACCCATTTTAGCACCCTGCGCTTCTGGGGGCCTGATCCGAAAGGTAAAAACGTGGCCCTTATCCTTGATAATTTTGTGGTCTATCGTGGAAAAGACACTTTGCCCCCAGGGCCCATTGCCAACCTAACCTTAGAGGCCTCACCGGTGGGTATCAAGCTTAGCTGGAGCCCTGCCCAAGATAATGTTTTCCCCATGGTATATGTGATTTCTAGGGCCGAAGGAAACGGCCCTTTTCAAAAAATTGCCGAAAGCTACAAACCCCAATACCTGGACCAAGACGTAAAAAAGGGAAGGCGCTACCGTTACCGGGTCCTGGCCTGTGATTTTGAAAATAATCTTGGCCCCTGGTCTGAAGTAAAAAGCATAACTTTTGACTTTGAAACCCCTGAAATTTTACGTGAAATAACGGTTTATGAAAAAGACCGTGCACATTACGCGGCCCATATACGCAAAGTCCACGAATCAGGAAGGGGTCGGGTAGAAAAGGGCCTGGTGGTGCTTTTTGGTGATTCCCTTACCGGCCCCACCCTTTATCCCCGGCTTGTGGCTGGGGCCCTTGGGATTTACCGGGTCAAGGCCTATGGTTTTGCCGGGCAAACTACTGGCTTTGGACGCCGCAAGATCAAAGAAATATTGGCCAAAGAGAGGCCTGAGTTTATCTTTATCATGTTTGGCACCAATAACGTCCGTGGGAAGCTACGCACCGTTGACGTGTATGAAAAATGGGTAGATGACTTAGAAGCCATGGTAAAAGAGGCCGAAGCTCAGGGCACCGTAGCGGCTTTGGCCACCATCCCCCCTAGGGGGTTTAAGGATCCGCTTTCTCTTCCCGAAGCATTATTTAACGAAGTACTGATAGAAAGGGCCCATAAATTAAAAATCCCGGTGGCCTATATTTTCGAAAGTATCCAGCAGGCAGGAGAGAGAAGGCGCTTTATCTGGAAAGACGGAGTACACTGGACGCCGCAAGGCATGGAGCTTGCGGCCTGGACCTGGCGTGAAACTATGAGACAGATAGAATTTGCCCTAAGGGACAAGCCATGAAGAGGCTAGACCTTACGGCCTACATTGCCATTGCCCGCCCGGACCACTGGTTCAAAAACGGTTTTATGGTCCTTGGCGTGCTTCTTGCCTTTTTTCTTAAGCCCGA encodes:
- a CDS encoding SGNH/GDSL hydrolase family protein; translated protein: MVHKFLWLILLSLMLSACSSEAKFKPHQEGGVTIYYQTTFDQGKDGFYASKRAKITLVNDAISGKALQTICKEKWAGPAVELDIKGSKGLKIAFMAQGIGFKTARLNFFDEKARDNTTPYGYRFLPDYEWTPVLYYVDLFRYNSKSSGHVRKDTHFSTLRFWGPDPKGKNVALILDNFVVYRGKDTLPPGPIANLTLEASPVGIKLSWSPAQDNVFPMVYVISRAEGNGPFQKIAESYKPQYLDQDVKKGRRYRYRVLACDFENNLGPWSEVKSITFDFETPEILREITVYEKDRAHYAAHIRKVHESGRGRVEKGLVVLFGDSLTGPTLYPRLVAGALGIYRVKAYGFAGQTTGFGRRKIKEILAKERPEFIFIMFGTNNVRGKLRTVDVYEKWVDDLEAMVKEAEAQGTVAALATIPPRGFKDPLSLPEALFNEVLIERAHKLKIPVAYIFESIQQAGERRRFIWKDGVHWTPQGMELAAWTWRETMRQIEFALRDKP